The proteins below are encoded in one region of Nilaparvata lugens isolate BPH chromosome X, ASM1435652v1, whole genome shotgun sequence:
- the LOC120354680 gene encoding cyclin-dependent kinase 9-like: MVDLIRKPHDLIIVMERAKTDLQKVLYHEGIPINEEEKRTILNQLFKGLSAIHNNKIIHRDIKPSNVLISFDGIIKITDFGLSVPLERGVKHSLRGGTLFYKAIELLMGDEKYDEKVDMWASGCCMAELWQRKLLFLPACRTVTKQVAAISEYCSFPTEQEWPEVVTYQYYSPLLNLNHHYKENRLVDSAQRITEGESSAADLLTKLLTLNPKDRISSNQALTHEYFTRAPVEPNVENLVKKMNGLKLKSMETSSLH; encoded by the exons ATGGTTGATCTCATTCGGAAGCCTCATGATTTGATTATTGTCATGGAAAGAGCCAAAACCGACCTACAAAAAGTATTATACCATGAAGGGATTCCAATTAACGAAGAGGAAAAGAGAACTATACTAAACCAACTTTTCAAAGGTCTTTCTGCAATACATAACAACAAAATCATACACAGAGATATAAAGCCCTCGAATGTCCTGATTTCTTTCGACGGAATCATCAAAATCACTGATTTTGGCCTGTCAGTGCCTTTGGAAAGAGGAGTTAAACACAGTCTTCGCGGAGGAACGCTTTTCTATAAAGCTATCGAGCTGTTGATGGGtgatgaaaaatatgatgaaaaagTAGATATGTGGGCTTCAGGCTGTTGCATGGCTGAACTGTGGCAGAGGAAACTACTTTTCCTCCCAGCATGTAGGACTGTGACAAAGCAGGTTGCGGCTATCTCTGAATACTGCAGCTTTCCTACTGAACAAGAATGGCCTGAAGTAGTTACGTACCAATACTACAGCCCTTTGTTGAATCTCAACCATCATTACAAGGAGAACCGCTTAGTGGATAGTGCCCAACGGATCACTGAGGGAGAATCATCGGCAGCAGATCTACTCACAAAATTACTTACCTTGAATCCCAAAGATCGAATCAGCTCAAATCAAGCCCTAACTCATGAATACTTCACACGAGCGCCAGTAGAACCTAATGTAGAGAACCTTGTCAAAAAAATGAATGGGTTGAAGCTGAAATCGATG GAAACTTCAAGTCTGCATTGA